CCTATCGTTCCGTCAGGGTTTATCATTCCAGTCATCATCACCTTGGGGTTTACCTCCCACCCCATGAGAGCTGCGATTATACCCACTGTCATTGTTCCTCCTGCCGATGGCCCGCCTATGATCGGAGTGTCCGTTTTGACCTGTATGAAGACGTCGTACTTGCTCATGTCCTTGCCAGTCACCTTTCCAGCTATTTGGGCCGCCAGCCTCGCGCTTGCCTGCATGTCAACCTCTGAGAGAGGCCAGGTCTCGACGTAAACGTGCCCGCTACCAGGAGCGACGGTTATCACGAAGTCCGTTGCGACACCGACGAGCCGTCCATCCGGGGTTTTTGAGACTGCCGGCGCCTTCAGGACAACTGTGGTTCCCTCTGAGGGACACTGCGCCTTCACTGGGGTTAAGAACGACGCTATGAGGAACACTGCCAGCAGGATTGATAACGCTCGTTTCATAATCACCACCAGAACCTTGGTAGTTTTTAACCGTATAAGCTCTTCGGTTTTTAGGCTGGCAAAATGATATAAACCCAGCTCCGGACTGCCTCCAGGTGAGACGAGATGGAAGTTGAGAGACTCATCAGGTCTGCGGAAGAGCTGGCGAGAAAGCACGGTATTGGTTATTATGAAATCAGGATTTCAAGGGTGGTCATGACCGAGGTGTCCATGAGCAACGGTCAGCTCAGGGGGCTTTCCAGTAACTCCGAGACGGGAATAGGCGCGAGGGCCTTCAACGGAGCGTGGGGATTCTCAAGCGCAAACGACTTTGAAAGGTTTGAGAAAGCGATAGAAACAGCCATGAAAATAGCCAAGCTCTCCCGGGGAGAGTCAAAGATATACACTGGCGATCCCGTTGTTGATGATGCCGAGATGCCCGTGAAAAGGCCCTTCTCCGATATAAACATTGAAGAAAAGGTTGCCCTTGTGAAGGAGACCGATTCCATGCTGACTGGCGAGAGAATAGTGAACAGGAACGTCTCTTACCGCGATACTGTTGTGGAAACCTTCTATTTCAACTCCCTGGGGAGCGAGATAAGGACGGTTGTTCCCAGGATACGCTTCGGGTTTTCCGTAACTGCGAAGGAGAACGGGGAGATGCAGCAGTACTGGAAGAGCTTCGGGGGAACGCTGGGCTGGGAGATGGTTGAGGGAATTGACATTTCTCACTGGACTTCCCTGGTAGTTGAAAAAGCGAGGGCGCTGTTAAAAGCCAGTTCTCCCCCGTCGGGCGAGTTCCAGGTGATAGCCGACCCGGAGCTTACGGGCCTCTTCATCCATGAGGCGCTTGGACACGCAGTCGAGGCAGACCTCGTGAAGAACGGGGACAGCATTTTGGCCGGAAAACTCGGACAGAAGATAGCGGTTGATGGGCTTACAGTCGTTGATGACCCAACCCTCCCGGGCAAGTTCGGCTCCTACATCTACGACGACGAGGGAATAAGGGCCAAGAGGGTTGAGATTATTCGCGACGGCGTCCTGGTGAACTACCTCAACGACCGCGAGACGGCCCAGTACTTCGGCCTTGAGCCGAACGGCCACGGGAGGGCGCAGAGCTATGCCCACCAGCCCCTCGTAAGGATGGGCAACACATACGTCGAAGCTGGCGACTGGTCGTTCGAGGAAATGCTTGAGGAGGTCAAATACGGGCTTTATATGATAGGCGACAAGGGAGGACAGGTGGATACCGCCAACGGAACCTTCACCTTCGGTGCGAGGGAAGGCTACATAATCGAGAACGGCGAGCTTAGGAAGATGGTGCGCGACGTTGCCCTCTCGGGAAAAATCCTTGACGTTCTCAAGAGCATCCGCGCCATTGGAAAGGACGTCAGGATTGAGTACCCTGGATACTGCGGCAAGGGGCAGTCGGTTCCCGTGGATGATGGCGGCCCGCACCTACTCACGAAGGCCCTTGTGGGGGGATTGAAATGATCGATGTCATTGAGAGCCTCGCTGAAATCCTGAACTCAAAGGACGTTGAATGGGAAATCTACTGGGAGAGCGGGAGGAGCGGTTCCTTCAGGATAGAGCGTGAGACCCTCGACCGCTCTCAGAGGAAGTTCTACTCCGGCATTGGCCTAAGGGTGGGACTGAACGGAAAGCTCGGCTTCTCTTATATAACTGGCATCCACCACTCTCGTTCAGAGCTTGAAAAGTTCGTGGAGCGGACGATAAAGCTGGCCAAGGTAAGTGAGGTTCCTTTCAGGGGTTTCCCCGTTCCATCTAAAGTTCCCGAGGTCAAGGGAATATACGACAGAAAGATCGAAGAAATACCCTTTGAGGATGCCCACGCTCTCGCGCTCCAGTACGCTGAGAAAATGAGGGAGCTGAAGGAAAAAGAGACCCTTTCGGGCTCGATCTCCCTGGCCTTTGAGAGGTATGGTGTCGTGAACTCCAACGGAGTTGAGCTTGAAGCCTCTTCAACGTACATGGGGGTCTCTGCCTACGCGGTCAGGGAGGACACTCCAGGAAACGGGTCGTTCTACCAGAGCTACCGCTCCCTCCAGGGCATCGAAGCCCTTGAAGAGGCCATAATGAAAGCGAAGGAGGATGCAGAGCTAAGCGCCAGGGCGAAGAGGCTTGAACCCTACGAGGGAGAAGTAGTGCTGGAGCCAGAGGCCGTCCTGTCCATTGTGGAAGTCCTCCTTGAGAACTTCTACGGTGATGAGGTTTACTACGGCAGGAGCAGGTTTTCCAGCTTCGGAGATAGGGTAGCTTCAGAGGACTTTACCCTCCTGGACGATTCAACGCTCGAAGGCCTTCCGGGAAGCTACCCCTTCGACGGCGAGGGCACTCCTGGGCAGAGAACCACACTGATTGAGAACGGTATTCTAAAGGGCTTTCTCCTCGACCATACTTACGCCTCCCTGCTCGGACTTAAGAGTACTGGAAACGCAGTTAGAAGCTTCAGGACTGTTCCATCAATAGGATCGAGTAACCTCGTGGTCGAACCTGGGAAAGAAGGCCTGGAGGACTTTGAAGGGATAATCATAAAGAACGTCTTCGGTGAGCACACCGCCAATCCGGTCAGCGGTGACTTTTCACTTCCAGTTGGTCTCGGCTACGTTGTCAGAGATGGAGAGCTCGTTCCCTTCAAAGACAACATGCTCGTGGGCAACGTCTTTGATCTCCTAAAGACGGCCGAGCCTGGAAAGGCCATTAAAAGAATCTCCTCATTTATGGCTCCGAGGGTTAAGGTTCACGCAAAGATTGTTTAATTATTTGAACAATCTTCCGAGTTTCGATACTTTTTTATATTTCCTCGTTAAGTAACCACAGGTGGTTGACGTGTCAGTGCTAAATCTCCGTGAGTTCTTGTCTGCCTTTTACCCCGGCGAGACAGTGATGATTGAGTACGACACGGTTTCAATGCCCGAAGTGCTGTTCTACCTCATATACCTGAACAGGGAAAACCGACCGGTGCTCATTGACGACGTTGCGGATACTCTCTGCGAGACTCTCACCAAACTTGAGTTCATGGGTTTTGACGTTTCCGGGTTCAACGATGTGCCCGTTATTAAAATAGGCGGTGGGGAAAGAAACTGCGGCAACGTCCTCGGCGAGGTTGACGTTGACAGGTATTCTCTGGATATAAGCTACTACGGCAGGATAGTTGAGAAGGCGTCCTTCAATGACGTCGTTCTAAACCCAGTTCTCGGAGTCCACAAGCTCTTCCTGGCTCTCGAAAGGAGGGGGGCCCTCAGGCTCGTCAAGAACATAGCAACGTTTGAGGGCGACAAGAGGAGAATAGCCTTTTACTTCATCAACCGGGACGTGGTTGAGATGTCTTACCCCGAGCTTCTGCCTCTCCTAGAGGAGATTGCAAGCACGGTGATGAACTGGTCCTTTGAGGGTGAAGAATTCGTGCTTTACGTTTCAAAGTCCGCAAACCTGAATATTATGGGGAAAGGAATCTCTTTTACCCTCGATGAAATCTCTTCCCTTTAGCCCAAAGCTTTTAACTGCCCTCTCTTATCACTTCTGGTGATACAATGGGGAGACTGGTCTCGGTAGTGCTGATAGTCCTACTCCTTACTCCCATCGCCTCTGCCTGGGAAGTTCCCGAGCGGGGGATAATATACCAGGTCATGGTGGATCGATTTTACGACGGCAACACCTCAAACAACGAACCGTTCTACGATCCGACTCACTCCAACTACCGCCTCTACTGGGGTGGAGATTTAGAGGGCCTCATTGAGAAGCTCGACTACATCAAGAGCCTTGGAGTCTCAATGATATGGGTCTCGCCGCTCAACGACAACATCAACTCCCTCGCCTACGGGAGCGCTCCCTATCACGGCTACTGGACGAGGGACTACAAGAGAATAGAGGAGCACTTTGGGGGCTGGGAGGACTTCAGGCGGCTCGTTAAGGAGGCCAAAAAGCGGGGAATCTGCATAATCGTTGACTACGTGCCCAACCACTCGAACCCGGTGAACTACGGTGAATATGGTGCCCTCTACGACAACGGCACCTTCCTGACGGACTACTTCAAGGACACGAAGAACGCTGAAGTGAACCCGATTACCGGAATCCGTGAGAACGTCTACCACCACAACGGCAACATCTACACCTGGAGCGGGATACCGCTTAAGTACGCAAACCTCTATGGCCTCGCCGATTTCAACCAGCTCAACCCGTGGGTGGATTCATACCTCACCGAGGGGGCCATGCTCTTCGTTGACTCGGGCGCCTGCGGCCTCAGAATAGACGCCGTAAAGCACATGGAGCTCGGCTGGCTCGAGACATTTTACCTCCGCCTCTACTCCAAGGGGCCGCTCTTCATCTACGGCGAGTACTTCACTCCCTCTCTCCAGAAGGGCGATGACCTCTACGAGTTCTACCGCTACTCGAACGTCTCCCCGGTTCTCAGTATTCCAATCAGAGAGGACATTGTGAGGATCTTCGCCTTCTTCGGCGGTCTCGACAAGCTCTCCGAGGAGCTTGGAGATTATTACTCCCACTTCGTCTATCCAACAAAGGCTGTGAACTTTCTCGACAGCCACGACCTCGTCCGCTTTTTAAACGCTGGCGATAGAAAAGACGAAATTCAGCGCTTTCACATGGCTCTTGCATTAACCCTAACTCTGCCGGGGATTCCTGTAATCTACTACGGCGACGAGAGCTACCTCGTTAGCAAGGACGGAAAGGGCGATCCCTACAACAGGCCGACGATGGTCTTCGACAACACCACCGAAGCTTCCAGAATAATCCGCACTCTTGGGGGGCTGAGAAAGACCAACGACGCCCTTGTCTTCGGCGACTTCATGACTGTAACAGCATCCTACGAGACCTGGGCCTTTGAAAGAACCTTTGGGAACCACAGCCTTCTCGTGGTCATGAACAAGGGGCCTGCGGTCAACCTGACTTTCTCCGTAGACTGGCCCGATGGTAACTACCGCGACGCCCTCTACGGTGGAGAAATGGTCGTGTCGGGCGGGAAGGCTTCTGTTTATCTTCCACGGGACAGCGTCTACGTCTTTCACATCGAGGGGGAACAGAAAAAGCCACTTATCGGCTCAATAACTCCCTATGCCGCCCGGCCTGGCCAGGAGATAGTAATCGGAGGTGCAGGGTTTGGAAAGGGTGGCAAGGTCATAATCGGCGGTAGGGAAGCAAAGGTTCTTTCCTGGGAAGACGGGAAGATAGTCGTTGAAGTCCCCAGGCTGGAGACCTCGGCGGCCTGGGTGAACGTTACGGTCGTTTCAGACGGAGGGAGAAGTCCCCCGAGGCCTCTCCGCTACTACTCAGGAAACGACGTTCCCGCGCTCATAGCCCTCAACGCCAGCCTCGTGGGGGAGGTCTCTGGGACGCTGTGGCTTAGCGGCGACCTTCCAGAGCTTGGAGAACCAAGGCCGCTCCTGAAGTCGTCAATGGGCTACTACTTCACGGTTGCTCCACTACCAGAAGGCGTGCCGTTCTCAGTCAGGCTCTACGAGGGAAAAGCCTGGGGCGCTTTAAGGCCGCTGAACTTAACCCTCTACGGCGTTGGGAACAGAACCGTTACCCTTACTGAGAAACCGCCCGGGGTTTCAGAGGGGCAAAAAGCTGGCCAGAAAGATGTTGCTCTCTATGCTCTCTCAGTGGTTATGATAGCGGCCTTGATTGCAGTAGTATGGAAACGAAAAGGGTGAAGTCAAATCTCCTCCAACAGCTTCTTTCTCTTTTCTTCGTACTCCTCCTGGCTTATCACGCCCATGTCGTAGAGCTCCTTGAGCTTCTTCAGCTTTTCGAGCGGGTCTTCTTTCTCTTCCCGAACCTGGGCTGGCTGGTAAGCTGGCATAGTCCTCGTTACGAATTCCCTCGGCTTCTTCAGAACCCACGTCTCGCTGGTCAGCCCTTTGTTGACGTCTATTGAGACGGGTTCTACGGCTATGGCGTTGAGGGCATCCTTTATGGCGTTTATCGCCTTTCTAGCTTCCTCCTTGTCCATCCAGCCAAGCTTGAGCGTTATGTTCTCCTCTCCCTCTATGATAAATTCCGAGCTCATTATACCGAGCTTGACCACGACCTGCTCAAGCTTCTGGTATGGGATGGCCTTGAAGTCGTACCTTCCGAGAACTTTCTCGTCGAGGTATATTATCCTCCTGTCGGTAACGAGGAGCCACTTTGGCTTTTCGATGCTTATCTTCTTCTTTATGGCGAACAGAACCCTCTCATCCGGCTCAAGATGTCTTTGAACTGACTTTGGAAGTTTGGGGTTTTCCTCGACTCCCATGCGTATCACCCATGATGTCTCTGCGGTTATCGTATATGTACTTTGCTTCCATCCCCTCTTACAGTGCATCTTTGTTTCTATCTGTGGATTCCTCCAGTTAGGTAGCTCCCATACCAAGTGCACACTTACCCGTCTAATTTCCTGAACCTTTCGGGCTTGATCTTTCCCAGGGGGTATATCCTCCAAACTCCCTCGACGCCTTTCCTGGGATTCACCCGGGCTGTCCACGCTTCAACTCTCTCCCTCTCTCGTGATTGAGAACTCAAAGCGAAGGGACCCTTGATATTACTCACGAGCTCCCCAGACTTCAGTTTTTGAACAATATCTTCCAACGGGACTTCTTCCAGCGTCCACGTTTTGTTGCTCGGGGCTTTTACTTTCGCCGTTGTTGAGACTGTAACATTGCCCGGGTAATGAGTGACCGCCCTAATCGTGCCGTTCTCTCCAGCTTATGAACTCCAGTATTACATTCCTCTCAGGAACGCTCATGGGTGAAGGCAGGCGAAGCAAACCTCTGTATCCTAAGGGGGCCTCGTAGAATCCCGTGATCTCCCACTCTTCCCGTTATTTTGCCTGCTGATATTTCGCTGTCCTTGACGAGTACAAAGTTAACGTAGGTAGTGCTCTTCTTGGGGACTTTTTCAATCGATAGGTAGATGCTCTCAATCTCCCCGTTCCTGTAAATTTTGCCCTTGTAGAGGAGTTCCCTGCAATTATCGCAGTTTTTGAAGTCCTTCAGCTTTTCTGGACTTGTTGCGAGGACTGAATAATTAAAGGGAGTCTTGCAGGTTATCTTGCTTCTCTTCATTCTCGGCCAGATCTTCAGAAACTTGTAAACCTTGAAAGTGTAAATACTGAGGGTCTTGTTTTCTGGATTGTAAAAAGCGAACTGGTACTTTCTGAACCCGTTAAAACCAGTTTGAGAGGAATAATAAGCGGTAAGAAGTTGCGAGTTTCCCCTAACTTGCTCCGGAATCTTTTGATAGAGATTGTCCATGCTCTCACTTGGGAGATAAAAATAGCTAAAGAAGAGAAAAACCAAAAAAGCGAGGACGAGCAACTTTCCCCTCATTTAACTTTACCCCCAATCTACTAACCTCAACCTGCTCTCTGGCATGCATCCCCAATCATGGATCTCAGTATTGTTTTCATCCCAGAAGGCTTTAACCTGGCAGTACTGACTGCCGAAATACTTGCCGGAGGCATAACCTTCTGAAGTCACC
This sequence is a window from Thermococcus kodakarensis KOD1. Protein-coding genes within it:
- a CDS encoding TldD/PmbA family protein — protein: MEVERLIRSAEELARKHGIGYYEIRISRVVMTEVSMSNGQLRGLSSNSETGIGARAFNGAWGFSSANDFERFEKAIETAMKIAKLSRGESKIYTGDPVVDDAEMPVKRPFSDINIEEKVALVKETDSMLTGERIVNRNVSYRDTVVETFYFNSLGSEIRTVVPRIRFGFSVTAKENGEMQQYWKSFGGTLGWEMVEGIDISHWTSLVVEKARALLKASSPPSGEFQVIADPELTGLFIHEALGHAVEADLVKNGDSILAGKLGQKIAVDGLTVVDDPTLPGKFGSYIYDDEGIRAKRVEIIRDGVLVNYLNDRETAQYFGLEPNGHGRAQSYAHQPLVRMGNTYVEAGDWSFEEMLEEVKYGLYMIGDKGGQVDTANGTFTFGAREGYIIENGELRKMVRDVALSGKILDVLKSIRAIGKDVRIEYPGYCGKGQSVPVDDGGPHLLTKALVGGLK
- a CDS encoding TldD/PmbA family protein → MIDVIESLAEILNSKDVEWEIYWESGRSGSFRIERETLDRSQRKFYSGIGLRVGLNGKLGFSYITGIHHSRSELEKFVERTIKLAKVSEVPFRGFPVPSKVPEVKGIYDRKIEEIPFEDAHALALQYAEKMRELKEKETLSGSISLAFERYGVVNSNGVELEASSTYMGVSAYAVREDTPGNGSFYQSYRSLQGIEALEEAIMKAKEDAELSARAKRLEPYEGEVVLEPEAVLSIVEVLLENFYGDEVYYGRSRFSSFGDRVASEDFTLLDDSTLEGLPGSYPFDGEGTPGQRTTLIENGILKGFLLDHTYASLLGLKSTGNAVRSFRTVPSIGSSNLVVEPGKEGLEDFEGIIIKNVFGEHTANPVSGDFSLPVGLGYVVRDGELVPFKDNMLVGNVFDLLKTAEPGKAIKRISSFMAPRVKVHAKIV
- a CDS encoding DUF257 domain-containing protein, with protein sequence MVDVSVLNLREFLSAFYPGETVMIEYDTVSMPEVLFYLIYLNRENRPVLIDDVADTLCETLTKLEFMGFDVSGFNDVPVIKIGGGERNCGNVLGEVDVDRYSLDISYYGRIVEKASFNDVVLNPVLGVHKLFLALERRGALRLVKNIATFEGDKRRIAFYFINRDVVEMSYPELLPLLEEIASTVMNWSFEGEEFVLYVSKSANLNIMGKGISFTLDEISSL
- a CDS encoding alpha-amylase family glycosyl hydrolase; translation: MGRLVSVVLIVLLLTPIASAWEVPERGIIYQVMVDRFYDGNTSNNEPFYDPTHSNYRLYWGGDLEGLIEKLDYIKSLGVSMIWVSPLNDNINSLAYGSAPYHGYWTRDYKRIEEHFGGWEDFRRLVKEAKKRGICIIVDYVPNHSNPVNYGEYGALYDNGTFLTDYFKDTKNAEVNPITGIRENVYHHNGNIYTWSGIPLKYANLYGLADFNQLNPWVDSYLTEGAMLFVDSGACGLRIDAVKHMELGWLETFYLRLYSKGPLFIYGEYFTPSLQKGDDLYEFYRYSNVSPVLSIPIREDIVRIFAFFGGLDKLSEELGDYYSHFVYPTKAVNFLDSHDLVRFLNAGDRKDEIQRFHMALALTLTLPGIPVIYYGDESYLVSKDGKGDPYNRPTMVFDNTTEASRIIRTLGGLRKTNDALVFGDFMTVTASYETWAFERTFGNHSLLVVMNKGPAVNLTFSVDWPDGNYRDALYGGEMVVSGGKASVYLPRDSVYVFHIEGEQKKPLIGSITPYAARPGQEIVIGGAGFGKGGKVIIGGREAKVLSWEDGKIVVEVPRLETSAAWVNVTVVSDGGRSPPRPLRYYSGNDVPALIALNASLVGEVSGTLWLSGDLPELGEPRPLLKSSMGYYFTVAPLPEGVPFSVRLYEGKAWGALRPLNLTLYGVGNRTVTLTEKPPGVSEGQKAGQKDVALYALSVVMIAALIAVVWKRKG
- a CDS encoding PH domain-containing protein; translated protein: MGVEENPKLPKSVQRHLEPDERVLFAIKKKISIEKPKWLLVTDRRIIYLDEKVLGRYDFKAIPYQKLEQVVVKLGIMSSEFIIEGEENITLKLGWMDKEEARKAINAIKDALNAIAVEPVSIDVNKGLTSETWVLKKPREFVTRTMPAYQPAQVREEKEDPLEKLKKLKELYDMGVISQEEYEEKRKKLLEEI